GCATGCCTGCGCCCAGACAGCCCTTACAAATCGCGAATCATCGTCACTTCACAATCCACATGCCCGGTACAGCCCATTGGGCCGTCAATATGGCGGAAACCCAGCTGCTCATACAGCTTAATCGCCCGCGTCAGCGAGGCGGTGGTTTCCAGATAGCAGCGTTTAAAACCGCGCTCGCGGGCAAAGTCCATCGCCTGCAATGCCAGCGTACGCGCCAGACCTAAACCGCGCACCGCAGGTAAAAAGTACATCTTCTGCAGTTCACAGATATCGGGTTCACTGCACAGCAGTGGCGCGACGCCACCGCCACCGACCACCACGCCATCCAGCTCCACCACCCAGTAAGCGCTATCGGCTTCACTGTACAGCTCGAACAAACGGTCCAGGTTAGGATCGGATACCGTATAGCCTTTATCCGCCGTCAGGCCAAACTCGGCGGAAACCTCGCGGATCACCCGGGCGATAAGCGGATTGTCTGTCGGCGTAATCGGGCGTACCCGCACGCCAGCCTGAGTTGCGGTTATCATGCTGCTCACTCAATAGAAATGTTGATGATGGAGTGTAATAACATCGCCAGACAGTGGATGCAATGCTGTTGCCGGGGATATCTGCGGTAAACGCTTAACGCCTGCATGGCGATCGAAATGAGAATTACTTATTGTCGGTTGCTGACGTCCATGTTTAAATATGCGCGCAAATAATAATCGCTAACACGCCGTCCAGTTTCCTGGCGCGGTTTTTTATTTTTTCAGGAAGAAAATTTATGGCAATTAATACCTCACCTGCACAACGCCATGCCGTGCTATTTCACGGCAAGTCTGGCGAATACTTTTCAATCTGGCTGGTCAATGCATTACTGACTATTGTCACGCTGGGAATTTATTCCGCCTGGGCTACCGTGCGCCGTCGCCGTTATTTTTATGGTAATACCGAAATTGCCGGCGACCGTTTTGATTATCATGCCCGCCCAGTCGATATTTTAAAGGGGCGGATTATCGTTATTGTCGGCATGATGGCTTTCTTTATTCTCGCCGCTGTGATGCCCACTATTTCATTACTGTTTATGCTGGCATTTCTGGCGCTGATCCCGTGGATTGTGATCCGCAGCTGGCGCTATAACGCGCTGATGAGCAGCTATCGCGGCGTGCGTTTTAACTATCACTGCCGGATTGGTCGCGCGTACTGGACGATGTATCTCTGCCCGGTATTGCTGGTGCTGGCGCTCTATCTGCTGCTGACGCTGGTTGGCCTTACCGCCGCCGGTGCGGGTAATATAACCACCATGCTGGTGATCGGCTTACTGACCTTCGTGATGCTGATTGTTGGTCTGTCAGTTATCCAGGGAATTGTTGCGGCGCTGAATCACGATCTGTATGTCAACAATATGGCGTTTGGCGATCTGCCTTTTAAGGCAAATTTAAGCAAGAAAACCTATATTAAGATGGTGCTGGTCAGTTTCTTAATTATGGCGCCATTCCTGATTGTCGCTGGTTTGCTGATTAGTTCGCTATTCACGTCACTGTTTTTTGCGGTAGCTTACGGTGGCGATCCCGAGATGATGAATAACCTGCTGCTGGGCAATATCGCCAGCCTGTTATTGACCTTTGTGGTTTTAATCTTCGGTGGCCTGATATCTGCTGGCTGGTTAATGGTCGCCCAGCGTAATTACCTGTTTAAACAGACTACGCTTGGCGATAATATTCAACTTAAGTCAGATTTGCAGACGATGCCGTTTTTGCTGTTGATGTTAACTAATACGCTGATCGTTATTTTCACCCTTGGCTTCGGTACGCCGGTTGCGGAAATCCGTATGGCGCGTTACCTGGCAAAATGCACCGCGCTGGAGGGCGATATGGCGTTGCTAAATGTCCATGCTCACCAGCAGTCGGCGCACACTGCCGTAGCGGAAGAAGTCGCCCAGGCATTTGACCTTAACGTCGGGATCTAAATCCGTGCATCTTAGCGGTTATTATCAGCACCCAGGACGGGCAGCTCGCGAGGCTGCCCGTCTTAGCTTACACCCTCGCCATTTCTCGCTGCATCTGGCGCAAACAGAAACACAGTTTCTGCTCAAAGATATCA
This is a stretch of genomic DNA from Winslowiella toletana. It encodes these proteins:
- a CDS encoding GNAT family N-acetyltransferase, which translates into the protein MITATQAGVRVRPITPTDNPLIARVIREVSAEFGLTADKGYTVSDPNLDRLFELYSEADSAYWVVELDGVVVGGGGVAPLLCSEPDICELQKMYFLPAVRGLGLARTLALQAMDFARERGFKRCYLETTASLTRAIKLYEQLGFRHIDGPMGCTGHVDCEVTMIRDL
- a CDS encoding YjgN family protein — translated: MAINTSPAQRHAVLFHGKSGEYFSIWLVNALLTIVTLGIYSAWATVRRRRYFYGNTEIAGDRFDYHARPVDILKGRIIVIVGMMAFFILAAVMPTISLLFMLAFLALIPWIVIRSWRYNALMSSYRGVRFNYHCRIGRAYWTMYLCPVLLVLALYLLLTLVGLTAAGAGNITTMLVIGLLTFVMLIVGLSVIQGIVAALNHDLYVNNMAFGDLPFKANLSKKTYIKMVLVSFLIMAPFLIVAGLLISSLFTSLFFAVAYGGDPEMMNNLLLGNIASLLLTFVVLIFGGLISAGWLMVAQRNYLFKQTTLGDNIQLKSDLQTMPFLLLMLTNTLIVIFTLGFGTPVAEIRMARYLAKCTALEGDMALLNVHAHQQSAHTAVAEEVAQAFDLNVGI